In Thermodesulfovibrio aggregans, the following proteins share a genomic window:
- a CDS encoding RAMP superfamily CRISPR-associated protein, with amino-acid sequence MAKFEALLKINPQKVENLSEYITYCKYYFKPKSKSKVESYENIEKLKQDFPIVHRNILSDSKYKKNDTLKDFPLNWLKYEIIGNSKIKTFENDSNLKNSKQISGIYGNTNDLQAYINNLPKYSFAIWFKFKLKTPYFSKDDDEFYIIQNPILKEANFKVPMVRGSSWKGALAHAFRELLGEKEKIESFLRIFGAGSESIKALESYLFDKSKDLKKTQEHLLEFILFELGLKVDKVLIEKIKKIKNKEEVLNILGSKLSQKLSENKKHLPLEFQTHKGRAIFYPTYFDRLTFEIINPHDRRKRAGTNPIHYEVVPKGTEGIFQSIYIPFDGILKDNNELKNEVNKDLNNLCEAFEILTEIGIGAKTKLGWGRFKIEDKKVCVNSDLEIPERWTKCQD; translated from the coding sequence ATGGCTAAATTTGAAGCTTTATTAAAAATTAATCCCCAAAAAGTTGAAAATCTATCTGAATATATAACTTATTGTAAATACTATTTTAAACCGAAATCAAAATCAAAAGTAGAATCATATGAAAATATAGAGAAATTAAAGCAAGATTTTCCTATTGTGCATAGAAATATACTTAGTGATTCAAAATACAAAAAAAATGATACTTTAAAAGATTTTCCGCTAAATTGGCTTAAATATGAAATAATTGGTAATTCTAAAATTAAAACATTTGAAAATGATTCTAATCTTAAAAACAGCAAACAAATTTCAGGAATCTATGGAAACACTAATGATTTACAAGCATATATTAACAATCTTCCAAAATATTCTTTTGCAATTTGGTTTAAATTTAAATTAAAAACACCTTATTTCTCAAAAGACGATGATGAATTTTATATTATCCAGAACCCAATTTTAAAGGAAGCTAATTTTAAAGTTCCTATGGTGAGAGGTTCTTCCTGGAAAGGAGCATTAGCCCATGCTTTTAGAGAGTTATTGGGAGAAAAAGAAAAAATAGAAAGTTTTTTAAGAATTTTTGGAGCAGGTTCTGAAAGTATTAAAGCTTTAGAAAGTTATCTTTTTGATAAATCCAAAGATTTAAAGAAGACCCAAGAGCATCTGTTAGAGTTTATACTTTTTGAATTAGGATTAAAAGTAGATAAAGTTTTAATAGAAAAAATTAAAAAAATAAAAAATAAAGAAGAAGTTTTAAATATTTTGGGTAGTAAACTATCTCAAAAATTGAGTGAAAACAAAAAACATTTACCATTGGAATTTCAAACACACAAAGGAAGGGCAATTTTTTATCCAACTTATTTTGATAGGCTCACATTTGAAATAATTAATCCCCACGACAGAAGAAAGAGAGCAGGAACTAATCCAATTCATTACGAAGTCGTTCCAAAAGGAACTGAAGGAATTTTTCAGTCAATTTACATTCCTTTTGATGGGATATTAAAAGATAATAACGAATTAAAAAATGAGGTTAACAAGGATTTAAATAATTTATGCGAAGCTTTTGAGATTTTGACCGAAATTGGAATTGGAGCAAAAACAAAACTCGGCTGGGGAAGGTTTAAAATAGAAGATAAAAAGGTTTGTGTAAATTCAGATTTAGAAATTCCTGAAAGGTGGACAAAATGTCAGGATTAG